The genomic DNA TTCACAGGAAAAGAGAAGCTTATAGCTCGCTACGGCATCATGTTTAAAAAATTAAAGTGTATTAAATCATCGCCAATTAAACGTATTGTGCATGGCAATATAGTGATTGATCATGAGTTATCAGAAACCTGTTCAGAAGACCCGAATGTGGTTGATAAGCGGGCTGAATTTGTAACAAGTTACCAAATCGAAAACGGTAAAATAACCAAAGTGTTATTCTTCCGTTAGAAAAAAGAGCAGCTCAGCTGCTCTTTTTTTTGGGTAGATGAAAGTTACTCGATTCGTGGTAGCAGCGATTTCACATCGCGTTCTAGCACCTAGAACCAAGCGCCAGCACCTAAATCCTAGCACCTAATGACGCGGGATAAACCTGCGGCTACATGTAGGCGTGAAACTTGTTTCATGCTTTTTTGCTATCAACCTTCATTTATTTCGGGAATTACACCTTTTAAACGAGTGATATCTTCATCACTAACGTCTGCAAAGTGTTTAAAGTGAATCGGCCAATCTTTGCAATATTCTTCTATCTCTTTAATGATATTTTTTGCTGCTGAAGTTGCTAATCCAAACCGTTTTGCCTGAGATAAAAAATTGCTTTTACTTGCATAACGCCCATCATCGCCAAAGCCAAGACCATGTTGTTTTGAGTTGTTGATTGGAGTGATGTCATAGGCTGGACTTAATCGCCAATTTTTTTGTGAAAATGAATATAGGAATGCATGATTGCGAGTGTGATCATCTGTATTACCAATATACGCATTGAACACCATTCGCTTAAACAGCTCTTCAGCATCGCCTGCATTTTGTATTGTTTGATGCCTAATGAATTCAGCTAATTGACCATATGAGTAGTTACTTGAAAGGTCACTCATAGCAATTTTGGGTTTTTGAAGTAAGCTATTTGCACTTAAAAAGTGGTGTGTTGGTAAACCATTGCATACATCAAATCGCTCAACAAGTAGCACATCACCGGTATGTGTTTCATGAATGAAGGTAGGAGCAGTATTAATGCCAAGCTGTTCTGCCATTTTCATTGCAGCATGCTCGGCTCTGACTAAATTGAATAAATCATCTTGGCGATTGAATTTTGCTAAGTAGAGTTTGTTGTCAATTTGTATAGAGGTCTTTGGTCTAGCTCCCCCCATGCTTTGGCCAAACTCAAATGCTTTCTTAGCTTCTTCTGAAATTGTTTTATTCGCCAGCAAGTCATCTTTAGCTTGGTTTAGTAAGGCTAAATCAGACAAGGTGTTTTTGTTAGTTTTATGTTTTGAGGCACTTCGAGAGAGACTAAAAACAAGAGCTCCTACACCATACCCAGAGCCTGCTAGTAAAAACTCTAGCTCGTTTTTAGGTTTTGTATTATGAAGCGAAAGAATTAACTTGCGGCCCCATGAGTTAGCTCCTGCATCACTCAATACGCCAAACACTCCTTTATTAGCGGTGTAACTAAAAATCCCTGACTTTAATGGAAGATGTATTGGGTCTAGAGCAAAGGCATCGCTTCGGGCTAAATAACTCTTACCATAGTTGAACTCACCGCGACCCGATTGATTATCTAATTTAAAGTAACCACAGATAATGGGTTTTTCTTCTAAACCATCTATAAATACATAGCACTCAGAAGTCATCATTAATTTCCTGTGGTGAATTTCGTTTACGTTGGCGAGCATTGTATCCACCTACGTCGGCTGCTAATTCATTTATTTCGTCAAGAAGCGCTCCTTGTAAGTTAAGTACAACCAGTGCTTCAAAAAGAATATCACTTTTCACGACATCACCTTGTTCTAACTTTTGTACAGTCGAACGTGATACCCCAATCATTTTCGCAAATGTACTTTGCGTATAATGAAGAGTTCGGTGCTGGCGAATCAAATCTCCCAGTTTTTGTGCCATTTTTACAGCCTGCTCAGAACGCATATTGATTACTTTATAAGTCATTAGGTGTTTAATGATTAGTTTAGCGGTATTTGTTTTTTTTACAAGAGAGGGAGACAAAGTTAGCGAGTTATAAGGGGAAAATTATTAGATTCGTGGTAGCAGCGATTTCATATCGCGTTCTAGCACCTACGGCTTAAAGCTCCTTTACGTTGGGTCTCGCTCCGCTCGACCCAACGTATCCTTCGCGCGTCTTGGCTAAGCCGTTTCGTTTACCAACGAATTGAAGCTTTCATTATCATGTAAGCTTGCAAAGGCACTTTCATGTAATAATTCATTGCGAAGATTTGGTGAATATTCCAAAGACATACGAATATCAGCAATCGCATCTGCATGTTTGTGTAATAAAGCATACGCACAGGCTCGTTGCCAATACGCATAACCATAGTCACTATCTATTTCAAGTGCTTGATTACATAACTCGATTGCTTCGCCTGTTTCGTTTATCTCAAGTAGCGCATCTGCTTTGTAGGCAATAGCTTCAACATCTTCTGGTTTACGTTTTAAAATTTCATCGAATATTTCAATCTTATTCGCAACATCACTTTCTAAATTAGCTCGCATCCATAAAGAGTGCACTTCGTTTGTGATTGAGATCTTTTGCTGATTGAGCAGAATCTCTTCAGAACGTTCACGTAGCTTCTCTTCTAATACTTTAAGACGTTCTTCATATTCTTTAGTGATCGCACTCACGCGTGTATTTACGATGTCTTCTACTTTATTTTTCACATCGCGTAATGAATTCCAGCCTACTAAAACCAAGATCGATGCAGTAATCGTGATAATGAAGAAGACATTATTTATCGTGTCCGTTGTATAAGTTAAAGCACGATCAGCAGTATCTAATTGAGTGTGAGCGACTTGTTTTGTTACATCTTCGCGTAACTTTTGTTGATCTTGGCGCACAGCTTTAAGCTCATCAAGAATATAGCGCTCTAAGAGCGGTTTATACATAGGCTCTTGTAGCTTATCGAGAGCTTGCTGTTGCTCGGCTTCTGTCAGCGCAGGGCGGTTTTCTGTTTCGTTTTGAGCACTAGCAAGGGTTGAAAGGCTCATTAATAGGGTAATTAATAGTAAGATATAACGCATAGCTTATTCATTTATAGTGAATTCTAGGCTAACTGTAACATGCGTGAGCACTGTGGACTAGGCAAAAAAAACCAGCTCGTAGGGTGAGCTGGTTAAACTGCATAAACAACATAAAGTTGTAAGGGGTATCAACAGGAGTTAGGTGTAATATAGCTATTTGTATCTGAACAACTACTTAATACTAAAAGAGTTTCTAAAAATTTATTTTCAATATGCTAGATCAGTTTTGTTCGTCTAGACTTAAAGGGTCTTACAACTAAAAGGTGAGAGTGATGCGCCAACAACTAGTCCAACTACTCTATGGAGTATCAATATCTTCAGATCTTGATAGTGGTAACGTTGAATTAGCTGAACGTTTAATTTTAAATGCAGTGTTAGACGGTCTAGAAATAGGCAGAGCGGGTATTTGGTTACTGAATGAAGAAAATACGGCTATCGAATGTCGCCTTTTACTTGATAGAGAAAATGGCAAAGAAATTCAAATGCTAGTGCTTCCAAGAGACGCCTACCCTGATTACTTTAAAGCCCTTGATACGCAACGGACTATTACCGCTGTTAATGCTCACACCGACCCTGCGACTTACGAATTTAGTGAAAGTTACCTCACCCCTTTAAACATAGGTGCCATGCTTGATGCGCCAATACGCTACAAAGGAAAAATGATAGGGATATTTTGCTGTGAACATATAGGGGGAGAACGAGAGTGGACTGAAGATGAATGTTCATTTATTGGCGCATTAGCAGATCTGTATGGGCGTGCGCTGTCGGCACAGGAGAATGAGCGAATAAATGCAGAGTTAGAAAGGGCTAACCAACATTTAGAGCACCGTGTGGCAGAGCGAACCCGCACTCTTGAAAAAACGCTAAATGAGCTTACAGAAATGCAAGAAAAGCTTATTGAGTCTGAAAAAATGGCTTCTTTGGGTAACTTAGTTGCAGGTATTGCTCATGAGGTAAATACACCGATTGGTATTGCTGTTACAGCAAATAGTTCAGCAAAAGATAAACTTACTGAGCTTGATAAACTCATAAGTGCCAATACGTTAACCAAGCACGCGTTGCTAGAAGGAATGAATCATTTAAATGAATGCATAAAAATTTCATTTACTAACTTAGAGCGTGCCGCAAAACTGATCAGCGATTTCAAGCAAACTGCGGTTGATCAATCTTCGTTAAATTTATTAGAAACTCAAATTAAAGCCTACCTCGAGAATATCGTTCACAGTTTAGTGCCTCTAACACGCAGCCATAATGTTACTGTTAATATTGACTGTGCAGATGACCTTACACTAATAACTGTTCCAGGAGCACTCAGTCAAATCATTTTAAATTTAGTGAATAATAGTTGTGTACACGGTTTTATTGGGAAAGAACACAATGTGATTGATATTAGCGTTCACCTAGATGATGAAAAGGGAATATACACACTTTGCTATAAAGATAATGGCTGTGGAATGACTGATGAGGTGATGCATAAAGTATTTGAACCATTTTTTACCACTAAGCGTGGCACAGGTGGAAGCGGTTTGGGAATGTCGATAGTGTATAACCTTGCAACCCAAGCCTTGCAAGGCGAAATTAACGTCGCTAGTCAGCCTAATCAAGGTGTCTCAGTCACCTTAAAACTGCCTATTAATATAGCTTAATAAACAAAATTTAAGCTAAATGCAGGTTAAATAATCTGGTGACTGGGTAATAAAATTAATT from Pseudoalteromonas sp. N1230-9 includes the following:
- a CDS encoding type II toxin-antitoxin system HipA family toxin gives rise to the protein MTSECYVFIDGLEEKPIICGYFKLDNQSGRGEFNYGKSYLARSDAFALDPIHLPLKSGIFSYTANKGVFGVLSDAGANSWGRKLILSLHNTKPKNELEFLLAGSGYGVGALVFSLSRSASKHKTNKNTLSDLALLNQAKDDLLANKTISEEAKKAFEFGQSMGGARPKTSIQIDNKLYLAKFNRQDDLFNLVRAEHAAMKMAEQLGINTAPTFIHETHTGDVLLVERFDVCNGLPTHHFLSANSLLQKPKIAMSDLSSNYSYGQLAEFIRHQTIQNAGDAEELFKRMVFNAYIGNTDDHTRNHAFLYSFSQKNWRLSPAYDITPINNSKQHGLGFGDDGRYASKSNFLSQAKRFGLATSAAKNIIKEIEEYCKDWPIHFKHFADVSDEDITRLKGVIPEINEG
- a CDS encoding helix-turn-helix transcriptional regulator; this encodes MRSEQAVKMAQKLGDLIRQHRTLHYTQSTFAKMIGVSRSTVQKLEQGDVVKSDILFEALVVLNLQGALLDEINELAADVGGYNARQRKRNSPQEINDDF
- a CDS encoding tetratricopeptide repeat protein codes for the protein MRYILLLITLLMSLSTLASAQNETENRPALTEAEQQQALDKLQEPMYKPLLERYILDELKAVRQDQQKLREDVTKQVAHTQLDTADRALTYTTDTINNVFFIITITASILVLVGWNSLRDVKNKVEDIVNTRVSAITKEYEERLKVLEEKLRERSEEILLNQQKISITNEVHSLWMRANLESDVANKIEIFDEILKRKPEDVEAIAYKADALLEINETGEAIELCNQALEIDSDYGYAYWQRACAYALLHKHADAIADIRMSLEYSPNLRNELLHESAFASLHDNESFNSLVNETA
- a CDS encoding GAF domain-containing sensor histidine kinase yields the protein MRQQLVQLLYGVSISSDLDSGNVELAERLILNAVLDGLEIGRAGIWLLNEENTAIECRLLLDRENGKEIQMLVLPRDAYPDYFKALDTQRTITAVNAHTDPATYEFSESYLTPLNIGAMLDAPIRYKGKMIGIFCCEHIGGEREWTEDECSFIGALADLYGRALSAQENERINAELERANQHLEHRVAERTRTLEKTLNELTEMQEKLIESEKMASLGNLVAGIAHEVNTPIGIAVTANSSAKDKLTELDKLISANTLTKHALLEGMNHLNECIKISFTNLERAAKLISDFKQTAVDQSSLNLLETQIKAYLENIVHSLVPLTRSHNVTVNIDCADDLTLITVPGALSQIILNLVNNSCVHGFIGKEHNVIDISVHLDDEKGIYTLCYKDNGCGMTDEVMHKVFEPFFTTKRGTGGSGLGMSIVYNLATQALQGEINVASQPNQGVSVTLKLPINIA